From the Montipora capricornis isolate CH-2021 chromosome 2, ASM3666992v2, whole genome shotgun sequence genome, one window contains:
- the LOC138038179 gene encoding small RNA 2'-O-methyltransferase-like isoform X2, producing MNALEATSGNFSAGLKHESETKSELEKQFEHGHRTEAEEAFQGPKFDPPVYRRRYAAVCELVKKHQAKKVLDFGCAEAKLVKVLTSQEQLTHLEEVVGVDIDRELLERNEFRIKPLISDYLRPRSHPFKVSLYQGSVAEADERFVDFDVIACIELLRRLGSLMWLTCEMASLQTARDTSLGMAAQTTLWFHPCGE from the exons ATGAATGCTCTGGAGGCCACAAGTGGCAACTTTTCTGCTGGGCTTAAACATGAAAGTGAAACTAAAAGTGAATTGGAGAAACAATTTGAACACGGACATCGGACAGAGGCTGAGGAAGCATTCCAAGGTCCGAAATTTGATCCCCCAGTTTACCGTCGAAGATACGCTGCCGTTTGTGAGCTTGTAAAGAAACACCAAGCGAAAAAG GTACTTGACTTTGGGTGCGCTGAGGCAAAACTCGTGAAAGTTTTAACAAGTCAAGAGCAGTTGACTCACTTGGAAGAGGTGGTGGGTGTGGATATTGATAGGGAACTTTTAGAGAGGAATGAATTCCGTATAAAACCTCTGATATCAGATTATCTGAGACCACGCAGTCATCCGTTCAAAGTCTCCTTGTATCAAG gTTCAGTCGCTGAAGCAGATGAGAGATTTGTTGATTTTGATGTGATTGCTTGCATTGAGCT ATTACGCCGTTTGGGAAGTCTTATGTGGCTTACTTGCGAAATGGCGAGTCTTCAGACAGCAAGAGACACCAGCCTTGGAATGGCTGCACAGACAACTCTTTGGTTTCATCCGTGTGGAGAGTGA
- the LOC138038179 gene encoding small RNA 2'-O-methyltransferase-like isoform X1, protein MNALEATSGNFSAGLKHESETKSELEKQFEHGHRTEAEEAFQGPKFDPPVYRRRYAAVCELVKKHQAKKVLDFGCAEAKLVKVLTSQEQLTHLEEVVGVDIDRELLERNEFRIKPLISDYLRPRSHPFKVSLYQDYAVWEVLCGLLAKWRVFRQQETPALEWLHRQLFGFIRVESEAEHSCCKCGIVFHTTDTVFEDEWNTLTRPAVISSISIRSFVPSRKSVIQPL, encoded by the exons ATGAATGCTCTGGAGGCCACAAGTGGCAACTTTTCTGCTGGGCTTAAACATGAAAGTGAAACTAAAAGTGAATTGGAGAAACAATTTGAACACGGACATCGGACAGAGGCTGAGGAAGCATTCCAAGGTCCGAAATTTGATCCCCCAGTTTACCGTCGAAGATACGCTGCCGTTTGTGAGCTTGTAAAGAAACACCAAGCGAAAAAG GTACTTGACTTTGGGTGCGCTGAGGCAAAACTCGTGAAAGTTTTAACAAGTCAAGAGCAGTTGACTCACTTGGAAGAGGTGGTGGGTGTGGATATTGATAGGGAACTTTTAGAGAGGAATGAATTCCGTATAAAACCTCTGATATCAGATTATCTGAGACCACGCAGTCATCCGTTCAAAGTCTCCTTGTATCAAG ATTACGCCGTTTGGGAAGTCTTATGTGGCTTACTTGCGAAATGGCGAGTCTTCAGACAGCAAGAGACACCAGCCTTGGAATGGCTGCACAGACAACTCTTTGGTTTCATCCGTGTGGAGAGTGAAGCCGAGCATTCCTGCTGCAAGTGTGGCATTGTCTTCCACACAACGGACACGGTCTTCGAGGATGAGTGGAACACACTAACTAGGCCGGCCGTCATCTCATCAATATCAATTAGGTCTTTCGTCCCTTCCAGAAAGTCGGTAATCCAGCCCCTGTAA
- the LOC138038179 gene encoding uncharacterized protein isoform X3 encodes MNALEATSGNFSAGLKHESETKSELEKQFEHGHRTEAEEAFQGPKFDPPVYRRRYAAVCELVKKHQAKKVLDFGCAEAKLVKVLTSQEQLTHLEEVVGVDIDRELLERNEFRIKPLISDYLRPRSHPFKVSLYQENEMHELKVITVKQCSSLSPIWEIVMTPCEAELVVLQPYPVIFCIMVQSLKQMRDLLILM; translated from the exons ATGAATGCTCTGGAGGCCACAAGTGGCAACTTTTCTGCTGGGCTTAAACATGAAAGTGAAACTAAAAGTGAATTGGAGAAACAATTTGAACACGGACATCGGACAGAGGCTGAGGAAGCATTCCAAGGTCCGAAATTTGATCCCCCAGTTTACCGTCGAAGATACGCTGCCGTTTGTGAGCTTGTAAAGAAACACCAAGCGAAAAAG GTACTTGACTTTGGGTGCGCTGAGGCAAAACTCGTGAAAGTTTTAACAAGTCAAGAGCAGTTGACTCACTTGGAAGAGGTGGTGGGTGTGGATATTGATAGGGAACTTTTAGAGAGGAATGAATTCCGTATAAAACCTCTGATATCAGATTATCTGAGACCACGCAGTCATCCGTTCAAAGTCTCCTTGTATCAAG AAAATGAAATGCATGAGTTGAAGGTCATCACAGTTAAACAGTGTTCGAGCTTGAGCCCAATTTGGGAGATCGTCATGACCCCCTGTGAGGCTGAACTTGTAGTGTTACAACCCTACCCAGTGATTTTTTGCATCATG gTTCAGTCGCTGAAGCAGATGAGAGATTTGTTGATTTTGATGTGA
- the LOC138037629 gene encoding uncharacterized protein codes for MLSNPMSLTPKLSEVRELLLRQNVQIGCIVESWLKEHISDSVVNIEGYNIMRKDRSTFDHGGVCVYIKEDIKYELAETLTCCIDHEIIWVKLMPSRSPRGFSCVILAVVYYPGRTSPVESDGQKLLNHLFDSLTAAEAMFPNCGLIIAGDFNRLNTGRLQRHFKLKQLVKFPTRGDATLDLVLTNLGDHFSTPECFPPFGLSDHCTVIVQPRKRVPNQHTRKSITIRDIRDSNKMCLGRYFSSINQLVCCHQSAYL; via the coding sequence ATGCTGTCCAATCCTATGTCTCTGACACCAAAGCTGAGTGAGGTCCGAGAACTTCTTCTACGGCAAAATGTCCAAATCGGATGTATTGTGGAGTCTTGGCTTAAAGAACACATTAGCGACTCGGTTGTAAACATTGAGGGCTACAATATCATGCGGAAAGACCGCTCTACATTCGACCACGGAGGAGTGTGTGTGTATATCAAAGAGGACATAAAATACGAACTTGCGGAAACCTTAACATGCTGCATCGACCATGAAATTATTTGGGTTAAACTGATGCCCTCAAGATCTCCTCGCGGTTTTTCGTGCGTGattttagctgttgtttactacCCCGGCCGGACAAGCCCGGTGGAGTCCGATGGTCAGAAGCTACTCAATCATCTATTTGACAGTTTGACAGCAGCAGAAGCCATGTTTCCTAACTGCGGGCTAATTATTGCTGGCGATTTTAACCGCTTGAATACTGGTCGCTTGCAGCGTCATTTCAAACTGAAACAACttgtgaaatttccaacaaGAGGCGATGCAACGCTTGACCTGGTTTTAACCAACTTGGGCGACCATTTCTCGACTCCAGAATGTTTTCCACCCTTTGGCCTTTCAGACCATTGTACAGTTATCGTCCAGCCAAGGAAGAGAGTACCCAATCAACACACTCGGAAGTCCATTACCATCAGGGACATTAGAGACAGCAATAAGATGTGCCTTGGTCGGTACTTTAGTAGTATCAATCAATTGGTCTGTTGTCATCAGTCAGCCTACCTGTGA